In one window of Methanosarcina vacuolata Z-761 DNA:
- a CDS encoding YihY/virulence factor BrkB family protein produces MSREYVRNLVTRTIKEWLEDDAMTYSAALAYYFVLSLPALLLFSVSIGSIFLKSENLQSTIINHLQGAADERIINMTILLFERIPELNSLSISALIGFVFLLWSASNVFRQLKNFLERAWDIKPAESSSIKDFTKDAIMSFVIVIFFGGLLVMSIFVEGFLYAASELFQQFLPFSPVIADYTGPIASFLILVLFFILVYRVLPDKSFDLKSVFVGALVTAFLVTIGKYAIALFFAYSNPTSVYGALGSVIGLFLLFYYSSIMITLGAEFTKVYSES; encoded by the coding sequence ATGAGCCGGGAATACGTAAGAAATCTGGTTACCAGAACGATAAAGGAATGGCTGGAAGATGATGCAATGACTTACAGCGCCGCGCTGGCGTATTATTTTGTACTGAGTCTTCCTGCTCTCCTGTTATTTTCAGTATCTATAGGGAGTATTTTTTTGAAATCTGAAAATCTCCAGAGTACAATAATAAACCACCTGCAAGGAGCCGCTGATGAGAGAATCATCAATATGACAATTCTACTTTTCGAACGTATTCCGGAACTAAATTCTCTCTCAATAAGCGCATTAATAGGTTTTGTATTTCTTCTCTGGAGTGCGAGTAACGTTTTCAGGCAATTGAAGAATTTCCTTGAGAGAGCATGGGATATCAAACCCGCTGAATCCAGTAGCATTAAAGATTTTACAAAGGATGCAATCATGTCCTTTGTTATTGTTATTTTCTTTGGAGGGCTGCTTGTAATGAGCATATTTGTTGAAGGATTTCTTTATGCGGCTTCAGAATTGTTCCAGCAATTTCTACCATTTTCACCTGTAATTGCTGATTATACAGGTCCAATAGCCAGCTTCCTTATTCTTGTGCTGTTTTTCATACTTGTGTATAGAGTGCTTCCCGATAAGAGTTTTGATTTGAAATCGGTTTTTGTAGGGGCTCTCGTAACAGCATTTCTTGTAACAATAGGAAAATACGCTATTGCACTTTTTTTTGCATACAGTAACCCTACAAGCGTATATGGAGCATTAGGGTCTGTTATAGGATTATTTCTTCTATTTTACTATTCCTCAATTATGATTACGCTTGGTGCGGAGTTTACAAAAGTTTATTCGGAATCTTAA
- the modA gene encoding molybdate ABC transporter substrate-binding protein — protein sequence MRKELIVLLVILGVFLAIGCTGNGNEATNETVTPATNETGAATNETSVSEQNPDAITVSAAASLTEAFTDMESQFETENPGTDVNLNFAGSGNLRKQIEGGAPVDVFASADQKNMDMLANETLIDNSTRKDFAENSLVLIVPSNSDLNITGIKDLTASDVGKISIGNPETAPVGKYTTQALTDAGLWDQLKDKTILAEDVKQVLTYVERGEVDAGFVYMTDAKAADPGTIKIVATVPVNTSISYPIALVSASDNKEESQEFVDFVTGEEGQEILEKYGFTPESE from the coding sequence GTGAGAAAAGAACTGATAGTTCTGTTAGTAATATTAGGAGTATTCCTTGCAATAGGGTGTACTGGTAATGGAAATGAAGCTACAAACGAAACTGTTACTCCAGCCACAAACGAAACGGGTGCAGCCACAAATGAAACGTCGGTTTCTGAACAGAACCCTGACGCTATAACAGTATCTGCCGCTGCCAGCCTTACCGAAGCTTTTACGGATATGGAATCCCAGTTTGAAACTGAAAACCCTGGCACGGATGTGAATTTAAATTTTGCAGGGTCAGGAAATCTGCGTAAACAGATCGAAGGAGGAGCTCCAGTTGATGTTTTTGCTTCTGCTGACCAGAAAAACATGGACATGCTTGCCAATGAGACCCTTATCGACAACAGTACCAGGAAAGACTTTGCTGAGAACTCCCTTGTGCTCATAGTCCCTTCAAACAGCGATCTTAATATAACCGGAATAAAAGACCTGACAGCCTCAGATGTGGGGAAAATCAGCATTGGAAACCCCGAAACTGCCCCTGTAGGCAAATACACAACCCAGGCATTGACTGACGCAGGACTCTGGGACCAGCTAAAAGATAAGACGATACTTGCTGAAGACGTTAAACAAGTACTCACATACGTGGAAAGAGGAGAGGTTGATGCAGGTTTTGTGTACATGACCGATGCAAAGGCCGCAGACCCCGGAACTATAAAAATCGTTGCTACCGTCCCTGTTAATACTTCCATCAGTTATCCTATAGCCTTAGTTTCTGCTTCTGATAACAAAGAAGAATCACAGGAATTCGTGGATTTCGTAACTGGAGAAGAAGGACAGGAAATACTGGAAAAATACGGATTTACTCCAGAATCCGAATAA
- a CDS encoding DEAD/DEAH box helicase gives MIKISFKQGTLLIEGNVRVPNAVWDERSGNFRALALYYRDITDYLKNSKIPFKDEVLDLFPCPDLAAAYEASGKKLKLRDYQAEALVTWGENNRWGVLVLPTGSGKTLVGIRAIAGCNTPALVVVPTLDLLEQWKKQLEEAFLMEIGKLGGGEKKILPITVSTYDSAYIHAETLGNRFGLLVFDEVHHLPATGYRSIAEFSAAPYRLGLTATYEREDELHSELNRLVGGKVYEKHVSELAGSHLAPYRIKRIAAALTDEERKEYDKCYSAYTDYLRKTGMVLRGPGDFQKLVMRSGRDPEARKALLARNVARELAFNTESKIEKLKEILNTHREDRVFIFTEHNRLVHRISREFLIPAITYRTPAKERNSILEKFKEGKYRAVVTSKVLDEGIDVPEANIGIIASGTGSKLAYIQRLGRILRKKEGKEAILYEIISEETTEAGTARRRKEAVSNQKGSGRSTQENQMKRESGKENQIKKEQGKEKQMKNEKSSGGGSPAHF, from the coding sequence ATGATCAAAATCAGCTTCAAGCAGGGAACGCTTCTTATAGAAGGTAATGTGAGAGTTCCCAATGCAGTCTGGGATGAAAGAAGCGGAAATTTTAGAGCTCTTGCTCTTTATTACAGAGATATAACAGATTATCTGAAAAATTCTAAGATCCCTTTTAAAGACGAAGTTCTTGACCTCTTCCCCTGTCCTGACCTGGCAGCAGCTTATGAAGCGTCCGGAAAGAAACTTAAGTTAAGGGATTATCAGGCTGAAGCTCTTGTGACCTGGGGAGAAAATAATAGATGGGGAGTGCTTGTCCTGCCAACAGGGAGCGGAAAAACTCTTGTTGGGATCAGGGCAATTGCAGGCTGCAATACCCCTGCCCTTGTGGTTGTCCCGACGCTTGATCTGCTTGAACAATGGAAAAAACAGCTTGAAGAAGCCTTTTTAATGGAAATCGGAAAGCTTGGGGGCGGGGAGAAGAAAATTCTTCCGATAACCGTTTCCACATATGACTCTGCTTACATTCACGCCGAAACTCTCGGGAACAGGTTTGGTCTCCTTGTTTTTGATGAAGTCCACCACCTGCCTGCAACCGGATACAGGAGCATTGCTGAGTTTTCCGCAGCGCCTTACAGGCTTGGGCTGACAGCCACTTACGAACGGGAAGACGAATTACACTCGGAGCTTAACAGGCTTGTCGGGGGAAAAGTATACGAAAAGCACGTATCGGAACTTGCAGGCAGCCACCTTGCTCCTTACAGAATAAAACGGATAGCTGCTGCACTTACGGATGAGGAAAGAAAAGAATACGACAAATGTTATTCGGCTTATACAGATTATCTCCGGAAAACCGGGATGGTTCTTCGGGGGCCAGGGGATTTTCAGAAACTGGTTATGAGAAGTGGGAGAGACCCTGAAGCCAGAAAAGCCCTTCTTGCAAGAAACGTAGCAAGAGAACTTGCTTTCAACACGGAGTCTAAAATTGAAAAGTTAAAAGAGATCCTGAATACACACAGGGAAGACAGGGTCTTCATTTTTACGGAACATAACCGTCTTGTCCACCGGATTTCCAGGGAATTTCTTATCCCTGCAATCACTTACAGGACGCCTGCAAAAGAAAGGAATTCCATCCTTGAGAAGTTCAAGGAAGGAAAATACAGGGCTGTAGTTACTTCAAAGGTTCTTGACGAGGGCATAGACGTCCCCGAGGCAAACATAGGGATTATAGCAAGCGGTACAGGGAGTAAATTAGCGTATATCCAGCGCCTGGGAAGGATCCTCAGGAAGAAAGAAGGAAAAGAAGCCATACTCTATGAGATTATATCCGAAGAAACGACCGAAGCCGGAACTGCCAGGAGAAGAAAAGAAGCTGTTTCAAATCAAAAAGGCTCTGGAAGATCAACGCAGGAAAATCAAATGAAGAGAGAATCAGGAAAGGAAAACCAGATAAAAAAAGAACAAGGAAAGGAAAAACAGATGAAGAACGAAAAAAGCTCAGGAGGCGGCTCACCTGCTCACTTCTGA